Proteins encoded in a region of the Streptomyces sp. NBC_01471 genome:
- a CDS encoding cell division protein SepF: MSRYDEYDVTDEQWEGLAQVVPLRGRNEWPSRVDHETIPNEYAAEQRRFVVLRVQVFADAREVAEYLVGQVPVLLDLTGAETEVAKRILDFSSGVVFGLGSGMHRVDKNVFLLAPAGMEVEGIAAAAVPRS, translated from the coding sequence GTGAGCAGGTACGACGAGTACGACGTCACCGACGAGCAGTGGGAGGGGCTCGCCCAGGTGGTGCCGCTGCGCGGGCGCAACGAATGGCCCTCGCGAGTCGACCACGAGACGATCCCCAACGAGTACGCGGCCGAGCAGCGCCGGTTCGTGGTCCTGCGCGTCCAGGTCTTCGCGGACGCCCGTGAAGTCGCCGAGTACCTCGTCGGGCAGGTCCCGGTGCTGCTCGACCTGACGGGGGCGGAGACCGAAGTGGCCAAACGGATCCTGGACTTCAGCAGCGGTGTGGTCTTCGGCCTCGGCAGCGGGATGCACCGGGTCGACAAGAACGTCTTTCTGCTGGCCCCGGCCGGCATGGAGGTGGAGGGGATCGCGGCGGCCGCAGTCCCCCGATCGTAG